One Clostridium sp. CM027 genomic window carries:
- a CDS encoding response regulator transcription factor, translated as MNILIADDEKQMVKILSAYFQKEGFNAITAKDGEEALDLFHLHKIDLAILDWMMPKVSGVEACKYIKENSNTKVLILTARTQNEDEIEALDCGADEYIKKPFDPRILLIRAKKLINFDDEISINNIKINTDEKRVYNNGEILKLTKIEYDLLISFVRNRGIILSRDKLIDLVWGMDYDGDHRTVDTHIRRLRAKIGEDSIKTYRKIGYSMEADENQNK; from the coding sequence TTGAATATACTAATTGCTGATGATGAGAAACAAATGGTAAAAATCCTTTCAGCTTATTTTCAAAAAGAAGGGTTTAATGCAATTACAGCAAAGGATGGAGAGGAAGCCTTAGATTTGTTTCATTTACATAAAATTGATTTAGCAATTTTGGATTGGATGATGCCAAAGGTTAGTGGAGTTGAGGCTTGTAAATATATTAAGGAAAATAGTAATACAAAGGTATTAATTTTAACTGCAAGAACACAAAATGAGGATGAAATTGAAGCATTAGATTGCGGAGCCGATGAATATATAAAAAAGCCTTTTGATCCTAGAATACTTTTAATAAGGGCGAAAAAGCTTATAAATTTTGATGATGAGATAAGTATTAATAATATAAAAATAAACACAGATGAGAAAAGGGTATATAATAATGGAGAAATATTAAAATTAACAAAAATAGAATATGATCTTTTGATTTCTTTTGTTAGAAATAGGGGGATTATTTTATCTAGAGATAAGCTAATAGATTTAGTTTGGGGAATGGATTATGATGGGGATCATAGAACGGTGGATACTCATATAAGAAGACTTCGAGCGAAAATAGGTGAGGATAGTATAAAAACCTATAGAAAAATTGGTTATAGTATGGAGGCGGATGAGAATCAAAATAAGTAA
- a CDS encoding YmaF family protein: MSKIENNCGCEKKHEDNCCKKEKQFHDHEFLGSTRLAELDSEDAHNHRFAGVSSPAIPVQGGHVHKVKSRTDFFDHFHEFEATSGLAIPVGGGRHVHFVKARTNVVDDHCHELIFATLIEAPIFEEA, from the coding sequence ATGTCAAAGATTGAGAATAACTGTGGTTGTGAAAAAAAGCATGAGGATAACTGTTGTAAAAAAGAAAAGCAATTCCACGACCATGAATTCTTAGGAAGTACTAGATTAGCAGAATTAGATAGTGAGGATGCTCATAACCACAGATTTGCTGGAGTGTCAAGTCCTGCAATACCAGTTCAAGGTGGGCATGTGCATAAAGTTAAATCAAGAACAGATTTTTTTGACCACTTTCATGAATTTGAAGCAACTTCAGGTTTAGCAATACCTGTTGGCGGTGGTAGGCATGTTCATTTTGTAAAGGCTAGAACTAATGTCGTTGATGACCATTGCCATGAATTAATATTTGCTACACTTATAGAAGCTCCAATATTTGAAGAAGCTTAA
- a CDS encoding polysaccharide deacetylase family protein, whose protein sequence is MKKNLCFIFILIFLTSVLGCSKSISKPIPITKKESTVNKPYGKSVPVLMYHSITSGKSDSNSLPIETFKEQMKYLEDNGYQTITLTDLYKYFMNQKPLPEKSVVLTFDDGYENNYTAMFPVLKEYNFKAAIFVITSHIDKDHEFMTSKQLLEMDKYGVDIESHTVNHDKLKSLSKDKQLATLIQSKKDLEKILKKEINFFAYPGGAYNKSAIEAVNEAGYKMAFTIDGKSSSWSSKNDGLLSLHRVDVSSFQDLNAFKTGISNADYKSLFQ, encoded by the coding sequence ATGAAAAAAAATTTGTGTTTCATATTTATATTAATTTTTTTAACCTCTGTCCTTGGATGTTCAAAATCTATTTCAAAACCTATACCCATAACAAAGAAAGAGTCTACAGTTAATAAACCTTACGGTAAGAGTGTTCCAGTCCTAATGTACCACTCAATTACCTCTGGAAAAAGTGATTCCAATTCTCTTCCTATTGAAACGTTTAAGGAGCAAATGAAATACCTAGAAGATAACGGTTACCAGACTATAACGCTTACGGATTTATATAAGTACTTTATGAATCAGAAGCCTCTACCTGAAAAATCTGTAGTCCTTACTTTTGATGATGGCTATGAAAATAATTATACTGCTATGTTCCCTGTTCTAAAAGAATATAATTTTAAAGCAGCAATTTTTGTTATTACTTCTCATATTGATAAAGATCATGAATTTATGACATCCAAACAGCTTTTAGAAATGGATAAATACGGAGTAGATATAGAAAGCCATACCGTAAATCATGATAAGTTAAAATCACTTTCTAAGGATAAGCAACTAGCAACATTAATTCAATCTAAAAAAGATCTAGAAAAAATATTAAAGAAAGAAATAAACTTCTTTGCCTACCCTGGTGGTGCGTACAACAAAAGTGCCATTGAGGCTGTGAACGAAGCTGGTTACAAAATGGCTTTCACCATTGATGGTAAGTCGTCTAGTTGGTCCTCTAAAAATGATGGTCTACTTTCCTTACACAGGGTAGATGTAAGTTCTTTTCAGGACCTGAATGCCTTTAAAACTGGAATTTCTAATGCTGATTATAAATCTTTATTTCAATAA
- a CDS encoding YitT family protein, giving the protein MTKKLNLIKRLILFFIGMSIIQIGVALFLKTNIGSDPFTLFTQGLAFLLKKTPGSANMIILFVVVCIILLVERTRINIGTIICVVGVGPIMDLGVKAVSFFPIESLNIGVKILLVVFGCVLIAIGFSILSASNLGVAPNDIIPFIIKDKTNLEYRWVRMSLDAIFLITGFTLGGVFGIGTIISALLTGPCIQFCLPYGEKLVNAIVKNQSERKEGKNVYVEA; this is encoded by the coding sequence ATGACAAAAAAATTAAATCTAATTAAAAGACTAATCCTATTTTTTATAGGAATGAGTATAATACAGATCGGGGTAGCTTTGTTTTTAAAAACTAATATTGGTTCTGATCCGTTTACCTTATTCACTCAAGGATTAGCATTTTTATTAAAGAAGACACCTGGAAGTGCCAATATGATTATTTTATTTGTAGTGGTTTGTATAATACTTTTAGTTGAAAGAACGCGTATTAATATAGGAACAATTATATGCGTGGTGGGAGTAGGCCCCATTATGGATCTTGGAGTAAAGGCTGTTTCATTTTTTCCGATTGAATCTTTAAATATTGGTGTAAAAATACTTTTAGTTGTATTCGGCTGTGTTCTAATTGCAATTGGATTTTCTATACTTTCAGCAAGTAATCTAGGCGTTGCACCAAATGACATTATTCCATTTATAATAAAAGATAAAACTAATTTAGAATATCGTTGGGTTCGTATGAGCTTAGATGCTATCTTTTTAATAACAGGATTTACACTCGGTGGAGTATTTGGTATAGGTACAATAATATCTGCATTGTTAACAGGTCCATGCATACAATTTTGCCTTCCATATGGAGAAAAGTTAGTAAATGCGATTGTTAAAAATCAATCTGAACGTAAAGAGGGAAAAAATGTATATGTGGAAGCTTAA
- a CDS encoding NisI/SpaI family lantibiotic immunity lipoprotein, whose protein sequence is MKIKKILIPLFTVLFCTLITGCSPKDKIISKARNHAIKDKIICKVNAKNATQISYKDTTYQISNLSLERSKIGGWNGIIDKVAVIDKNNCILEQKRIDSSAQLTIEDVKKNLPKDAKFIVSFQNVCSIKEVDTKDAIAVQVDNNFYRAIPVGSASTDKTVIKLSPAGLHSFSEDELTTSE, encoded by the coding sequence ATGAAGATAAAAAAAATATTGATACCTTTGTTCACAGTTTTGTTTTGTACGCTAATAACAGGATGTTCTCCAAAAGATAAAATAATTAGCAAAGCCAGGAACCATGCAATTAAAGATAAAATTATTTGTAAAGTTAATGCTAAAAATGCTACTCAAATAAGTTACAAGGATACAACCTATCAAATTTCAAATCTTTCATTGGAGCGGTCTAAAATTGGGGGATGGAACGGAATTATTGACAAAGTGGCAGTTATTGATAAAAATAATTGTATACTTGAGCAAAAAAGAATTGATTCGTCTGCCCAATTAACAATAGAGGATGTAAAAAAGAATCTTCCTAAAGATGCAAAGTTTATTGTCTCTTTTCAAAATGTTTGTTCAATAAAAGAGGTGGATACTAAAGACGCCATTGCCGTCCAAGTTGATAACAATTTTTATAGAGCGATTCCGGTAGGAAGCGCGTCTACTGATAAAACAGTCATCAAATTATCTCCTGCGGGGCTACACAGCTTCTCAGAAGACGAATTGACAACTTCAGAATGA
- a CDS encoding lantibiotic immunity ABC transporter MutG family permease subunit: protein MVALLRCIKSDFYKLRHTSILRIHLFIPLAGAFMFLLYYYGTSKNSIMDIEGYLDALAIAFPLLIGLISGIVIEQEEQAGGFQVMLCTSKSKCTTYLSKLIFLLLLGSFSIALAVGVFALGFHVLPYLFYLKAGAALIIGNIFLYILHVFISLQFGKGASTGLGVSGSLISALMLTGLGDYIWHFVPWAWSVRLCNSMVNKLNYPAFSAEIALDMQKGLFVMLFAICIAFVASLFWFRKWEGRKSYE, encoded by the coding sequence ATGGTTGCTTTACTTAGATGTATAAAATCGGATTTTTACAAATTAAGACATACTTCTATTTTGCGGATTCATTTATTTATTCCACTAGCAGGAGCGTTTATGTTTTTATTATATTACTACGGGACATCAAAGAACTCAATTATGGATATAGAAGGGTATCTAGATGCGCTGGCCATTGCGTTTCCTTTACTGATAGGATTAATCAGTGGGATAGTAATTGAGCAGGAAGAGCAAGCTGGAGGTTTTCAAGTAATGCTATGTACTTCAAAATCAAAATGTACTACGTATTTAAGCAAGTTAATTTTTTTGCTTTTATTAGGAAGTTTTTCTATTGCACTTGCTGTAGGAGTATTTGCACTTGGATTTCACGTATTGCCCTACTTATTTTATTTAAAAGCAGGTGCAGCATTAATTATAGGAAACATATTTCTTTATATATTGCATGTGTTCATTAGTCTTCAATTTGGAAAGGGAGCATCTACAGGGCTCGGAGTTTCCGGAAGTCTGATTTCTGCTCTTATGCTTACAGGTCTTGGTGATTATATATGGCACTTTGTTCCATGGGCATGGAGTGTGAGACTTTGCAATAGTATGGTTAACAAGTTGAACTATCCTGCTTTCAGTGCTGAAATAGCACTTGATATGCAAAAGGGATTATTTGTAATGCTATTTGCAATATGTATTGCCTTCGTTGCTAGTTTATTTTGGTTCAGAAAGTGGGAAGGAAGAAAGTCATATGAGTAA
- a CDS encoding lantibiotic immunity ABC transporter MutE/EpiE family permease subunit, translated as MLEYLQAENLKCKRTFIKKIIFLAPMVTFLIALSSVIWFQANSFNSWYMMILPGYISIMAVMTNEREEKKLRYRAVFGLPISLKKVWISKVLVNGFYMLLSCMVLSVGIILGGYYFPVTVPFFRALVAAVLIAVTSLWQIPLCMFLAKKLGMIGAVLINVCGSIMLSSLTAITSTWWICPYSWTARIMCPVLGYLPNGLKVETGSPLLNPIAIPIGIILSLILFALLLIVTANWFSKQEVN; from the coding sequence ATGCTCGAATATTTACAGGCTGAAAATTTAAAATGTAAGAGAACATTTATAAAAAAAATAATTTTTCTTGCACCTATGGTTACCTTCCTCATTGCACTTTCATCTGTTATATGGTTTCAAGCCAATAGCTTTAATTCGTGGTACATGATGATACTACCAGGATATATTTCAATAATGGCAGTGATGACTAATGAAAGGGAAGAAAAAAAATTACGGTATAGAGCTGTATTTGGTCTTCCAATTTCACTAAAAAAAGTGTGGATTTCAAAAGTTTTGGTAAATGGGTTTTATATGCTTCTATCCTGCATGGTTCTGTCAGTAGGAATTATTTTAGGCGGCTACTATTTTCCCGTCACTGTACCGTTTTTTCGGGCACTTGTCGCAGCTGTTTTGATTGCAGTTACATCTTTGTGGCAAATTCCACTTTGTATGTTTTTAGCAAAGAAACTGGGAATGATAGGGGCTGTTTTGATTAACGTTTGCGGTAGTATTATGTTAAGTTCTTTGACTGCAATAACATCAACGTGGTGGATTTGTCCTTATAGCTGGACAGCTCGTATTATGTGTCCAGTTCTTGGATATCTTCCAAATGGACTTAAGGTAGAAACAGGATCTCCACTACTAAATCCAATCGCGATTCCAATTGGAATAATTTTGTCTCTTATTCTGTTTGCATTGCTATTGATTGTTACCGCTAATTGGTTTTCAAAACAGGAGGTTAATTAA
- a CDS encoding lantibiotic protection ABC transporter ATP-binding protein, with protein MDNYILQTKNLCKTFKKQRAVNKISLSIEKNSVYGLLGPNGAGKSTLLKMITGMLHPTSGEIIFDDHPWSRNDLSNIGVLIESPPLYENLTAVENLKVRTILLGLPDSRIKEVLETVDLTNTNKKQAGQFSMGMKQRLGIAIALLNKPKLLILDEPTNGLDPLGIQDLRELIRSFPAQGMTVILSSHILSEVELIADHIGIISNGVLGYNGKINPGEDLEVLFTEVVKKNREMVS; from the coding sequence ATGGATAATTATATTTTACAAACAAAAAATCTTTGCAAGACTTTTAAAAAACAACGCGCAGTAAACAAAATTTCGCTGTCTATTGAGAAAAATTCTGTCTATGGATTGCTGGGACCAAATGGTGCTGGAAAATCAACTCTATTAAAAATGATTACTGGAATGCTTCATCCAACATCAGGAGAAATTATTTTTGATGATCATCCTTGGAGCAGGAATGATCTTTCAAATATAGGGGTTTTGATTGAATCTCCACCTCTTTATGAAAATTTGACGGCGGTAGAAAACCTGAAAGTTCGAACCATTCTTTTAGGGCTTCCTGATTCTCGTATTAAGGAAGTATTGGAAACAGTTGATTTGACAAACACAAATAAAAAGCAGGCAGGACAATTTTCTATGGGGATGAAGCAAAGGCTTGGAATTGCAATTGCACTACTAAATAAACCCAAATTGTTAATTTTGGATGAGCCTACAAATGGCCTGGATCCTCTTGGAATACAAGATTTACGTGAGTTAATACGTTCTTTCCCAGCTCAAGGAATGACAGTCATCCTCTCCAGTCATATATTGTCTGAGGTTGAATTGATTGCAGACCACATTGGTATCATCAGCAATGGGGTACTCGGGTATAACGGCAAAATTAATCCTGGAGAAGATTTGGAAGTACTTTTCACAGAGGTTGTGAAAAAGAACAGGGAGATGGTTTCATAA
- a CDS encoding FtsX-like permease family protein, translating into MFFKLVFKNVRRSIKDYVVYFLTLALAVSLFYAFNSIASQPGLSKLSSAMKMMTDTMNQYIGILSKFIAVILAFVVVYANQFIMKRRKKEMGMYMTLGMDKWSISSIFVGEIVLVGIFSLIVGLGIGLLLSQGLSLIALNLFATDVSSFQLVLSVNAIKETIINFAIIFGVVMIVNTRSIFKLKLIDLLTADRKNQELRVHNKWISFLLFATSVFCMILGIYILFSTGLSKTTLPKVMVLIGVGILLFYYTASSVMILFVQKNKRMYFHGLNTFLFRQIGSKLQTNYLVITVISGLLLCSLVVLSSGFSISGQINNLMKKSIPYDVTVLLPISKDKVTPLEKSQKDGVILQENLKDYCESILYVTDYTYGDIFEGQVVKLSITDKDMPESKINFMSETEFNKQMTLQNEKRISLSKNQYLINATYKNTIPYVDHFLKNHGKIKVAGQELTPQRAEPLNKTIIAFAPIGANDPGTIIVPDEIVSKLIPETYFLNGLYKADANKELLNAQMIKAWSDSIVGGSITYTTKDVLQDFYFGTFGVVAFICSYFGLVLIIICLAVLALQQLTETQDNKERYHTLANMGADGKMIRSTLFLQIGFYFIVPLIMSMVLSMFITRSVLNEVESFFQMSIGLNMGVSFAIIIVLYIMYFIATYESAKQIIVEQKIK; encoded by the coding sequence ATGTTTTTTAAACTTGTTTTTAAAAATGTACGTAGGAGTATTAAAGACTATGTGGTCTACTTTTTAACATTGGCACTGGCGGTTAGTTTGTTTTATGCGTTTAATTCAATAGCATCTCAGCCAGGATTAAGCAAATTATCTTCTGCAATGAAAATGATGACCGATACTATGAATCAATATATAGGAATTCTATCAAAATTTATTGCTGTGATTCTTGCTTTTGTTGTAGTATACGCAAATCAGTTTATTATGAAAAGAAGAAAAAAAGAAATGGGAATGTATATGACTCTCGGTATGGACAAGTGGAGCATTTCATCTATTTTTGTGGGGGAAATTGTTTTGGTTGGTATTTTTTCCTTAATAGTTGGATTAGGTATAGGTTTGCTTTTATCACAAGGGCTTTCACTAATAGCATTAAATTTATTTGCAACAGATGTATCTTCATTCCAGTTGGTTTTGTCTGTTAATGCTATAAAAGAAACAATTATTAATTTTGCTATCATTTTTGGGGTTGTTATGATAGTTAACACGCGTTCGATTTTTAAATTAAAGTTAATTGATTTATTAACGGCAGACAGAAAGAATCAAGAATTAAGAGTTCATAATAAATGGATTTCATTTTTATTATTTGCTACATCAGTATTTTGTATGATTTTAGGTATATACATACTATTTAGTACTGGACTTAGCAAAACAACTCTACCCAAAGTTATGGTGCTTATTGGGGTTGGTATTCTATTGTTTTATTATACTGCTTCTAGTGTAATGATCTTATTTGTTCAAAAAAATAAACGTATGTACTTTCATGGATTAAATACATTCTTATTCAGACAAATTGGTAGCAAGCTTCAGACAAATTATCTTGTCATCACAGTTATTAGTGGATTGCTTTTGTGCTCGCTTGTAGTCCTTAGCTCAGGGTTTAGTATTAGTGGTCAAATTAACAATCTGATGAAAAAATCTATTCCTTATGATGTTACCGTTCTGTTACCTATAAGCAAGGATAAAGTAACTCCACTAGAAAAATCCCAAAAAGATGGAGTCATTTTGCAAGAAAATTTGAAGGATTATTGTGAGAGTATTCTATATGTTACGGATTATACCTATGGAGATATATTTGAGGGGCAAGTCGTAAAATTATCCATTACGGATAAGGACATGCCAGAATCTAAAATTAACTTCATGTCAGAGACAGAGTTTAATAAACAGATGACTCTTCAAAATGAGAAACGGATTAGCTTATCTAAAAATCAATATCTTATAAATGCAACCTATAAGAACACAATACCTTATGTAGATCATTTTTTAAAGAATCATGGGAAGATTAAGGTTGCCGGTCAAGAATTAACACCACAAAGGGCAGAACCCCTTAACAAGACAATTATAGCATTTGCTCCTATAGGCGCAAATGATCCGGGAACAATTATTGTACCTGATGAAATTGTTTCAAAGTTAATACCAGAGACATATTTTTTAAACGGTCTTTATAAGGCGGACGCGAACAAAGAATTATTGAACGCACAGATGATTAAAGCATGGTCTGATTCAATAGTAGGTGGAAGCATTACCTATACCACAAAAGATGTTCTGCAGGACTTCTATTTTGGAACATTTGGGGTTGTCGCATTCATATGTAGTTATTTTGGTCTTGTGCTTATTATAATTTGTTTGGCAGTACTCGCACTGCAACAATTAACCGAAACGCAAGATAATAAAGAACGATATCACACATTAGCAAATATGGGGGCAGATGGAAAAATGATTCGTAGCACATTATTTCTACAGATTGGATTTTACTTTATTGTGCCACTCATTATGTCAATGGTATTATCTATGTTTATTACTAGATCCGTACTAAATGAAGTGGAGTCATTCTTTCAGATGTCTATTGGGCTAAATATGGGGGTAAGTTTTGCAATTATTATCGTTTTGTATATCATGTACTTCATTGCAACTTACGAAAGTGCAAAACAAATCATTGTTGAACAAAAGATAAAATAA
- a CDS encoding ABC transporter ATP-binding protein, whose translation MNINTILKVKDIEKVYGNKGKVTHALNGISFEVNKGEFLGIMGSSGSGKSTLLNCISTIDTITSGHVYVDEEDITLLGGSKLSKFRREKLGFIFQDYNLLDTLTAYENISLALSINHCPVNKIKQEIDNVALALNIEKVLNKYPYEMSGGQQQRVAAARAMVAHPSLLLADEPTGALDSKSAKMLLKSLEDLNRNQEATILMVTHDAYNASFCKRIIFIKDGKIFNELYKGSHDRKTFFNSIMEVVSVLGGESDNVF comes from the coding sequence ATGAATATTAATACGATTTTAAAAGTTAAAGATATTGAAAAAGTATATGGAAATAAAGGGAAAGTTACACATGCCTTAAATGGCATTTCTTTTGAAGTTAATAAGGGTGAATTTTTGGGAATAATGGGTTCTAGTGGAAGCGGAAAAAGCACATTACTTAACTGTATTTCTACCATTGATACTATTACATCAGGACATGTATATGTAGACGAAGAAGATATCACTCTTTTAGGTGGAAGTAAGCTTTCCAAATTTCGTCGTGAAAAATTGGGATTTATATTTCAAGATTATAATTTATTGGACACATTGACAGCATACGAAAACATCTCATTAGCATTGTCTATTAATCATTGTCCTGTGAATAAAATTAAACAAGAAATAGATAATGTAGCTTTGGCTTTAAATATAGAGAAAGTACTTAATAAGTATCCTTATGAAATGTCTGGAGGACAGCAACAAAGAGTGGCAGCAGCTCGTGCTATGGTGGCTCATCCATCTTTACTTTTAGCAGATGAACCAACAGGAGCGCTTGACAGTAAATCTGCAAAAATGCTATTAAAAAGTTTGGAAGATTTAAATCGTAATCAAGAGGCCACAATCCTTATGGTAACTCATGATGCGTATAATGCAAGCTTTTGTAAAAGAATCATTTTTATTAAGGATGGAAAAATATTCAATGAGTTATATAAAGGCAGTCATGATCGAAAAACCTTCTTTAATAGCATCATGGAAGTTGTTTCTGTTTTAGGAGGTGAGAGTGATAATGTTTTTTAA
- a CDS encoding response regulator transcription factor has translation MKIFIIEDDPTISRELKSFLSKYGYECFDSNDFENIIEIVLHSKSNLILLDLNLPYQDGFHVCREIRKQSPVPIIVVTSRNTPIDELLSLNIGADDFITKPYNLQILLAHIQSVLKRTTDNPESILLSHKDLTVDVLKSKMIYDGGEVDLSKNELGIIRLLILNKGNIISRDDLMNELWQNGDYVDENTLNVNIARLRRKLKSFGLTDYLITKRGQGYQI, from the coding sequence ATGAAGATATTTATCATAGAGGATGATCCAACAATTTCTAGGGAGCTAAAGAGTTTCCTCTCTAAATATGGTTATGAGTGTTTTGATAGCAATGATTTTGAAAATATTATTGAAATTGTATTACATTCAAAATCTAATTTAATACTTTTGGATTTAAATTTACCTTATCAGGACGGGTTCCACGTATGCCGTGAAATACGCAAACAATCTCCTGTTCCTATCATCGTTGTCACCAGCAGAAACACACCAATAGACGAATTGCTAAGCTTAAACATTGGAGCTGATGATTTCATCACTAAACCTTATAATCTTCAAATATTACTAGCTCATATTCAGTCTGTGTTAAAAAGAACCACCGATAATCCTGAGAGTATCTTACTTAGCCATAAAGACCTAACCGTAGATGTTTTAAAAAGCAAAATGATCTATGATGGCGGGGAAGTAGACTTATCAAAAAATGAGTTAGGTATAATTCGATTGCTCATACTGAATAAGGGCAATATAATTTCAAGGGATGATCTTATGAATGAGCTATGGCAAAATGGGGATTATGTTGATGAAAATACCTTGAATGTCAACATTGCAAGGCTTAGACGGAAACTTAAGTCTTTTGGCTTAACCGATTATTTAATTACAAAACGCGGTCAAGGGTATCAGATATGA
- a CDS encoding HAMP domain-containing sensor histidine kinase, with protein sequence MSVINYLKEKSIQIILVLLSYVISTGILYLFNVKSSVIIFICGILLFCYISGLCFDYYRMKHFYSELLLIFQNLDEKTYITDIVEAPHFFSGQVFYQILKDSTKVMNDNIASFKISQRNYHDYIELWVHEIKTPITAINLIIANNKSPISHQIQSEIDRIEGYVEQTLYYARSNTLYEDYQIETTRLSSIVNSTIKSCSMSIIRMSGKIQMKDLELDVTTDPKWIIFILKQLIDNAIKYRSDKLIISFYTRQVVSGTILNVHDNGIGIPPEDIPRVFDRGFTGHHGRSYMKSTGMGLYLCKILCKKLGLDITVQFSEPSGTTMMIFFPNKLKIFDE encoded by the coding sequence ATGAGTGTCATAAATTATCTTAAAGAAAAATCAATTCAAATTATTCTTGTTCTTTTATCCTATGTTATTAGCACTGGTATACTATATCTGTTTAATGTTAAAAGTTCTGTTATTATTTTCATTTGTGGTATATTGCTTTTCTGTTATATTTCTGGATTATGCTTTGACTATTACAGAATGAAGCATTTTTACAGCGAACTGCTTTTAATTTTTCAAAATCTTGATGAAAAGACATATATCACTGATATTGTTGAAGCACCGCATTTTTTTAGTGGTCAGGTTTTTTATCAGATTTTGAAAGACTCAACAAAGGTCATGAATGATAATATCGCAAGCTTTAAAATATCACAGCGAAACTATCACGATTATATTGAATTATGGGTGCATGAAATCAAAACACCTATTACGGCAATCAATTTGATTATAGCAAATAACAAATCACCTATATCGCATCAAATACAATCTGAAATTGATCGAATTGAAGGTTATGTTGAGCAAACACTTTACTATGCCAGAAGTAATACGCTTTATGAAGATTATCAGATAGAGACGACTCGTCTCTCATCCATAGTCAATAGCACAATAAAAAGCTGCTCAATGAGTATCATACGAATGAGTGGCAAAATACAAATGAAAGATTTGGAATTAGATGTAACAACTGACCCTAAATGGATTATATTTATTTTGAAACAACTCATTGATAATGCAATCAAGTATCGAAGTGATAAACTAATAATTTCATTTTATACGAGGCAAGTAGTATCAGGCACCATTCTGAATGTTCATGATAACGGCATAGGCATTCCCCCTGAGGATATACCTCGCGTTTTTGATAGGGGATTTACAGGACATCATGGTAGATCATATATGAAATCCACGGGAATGGGACTTTATCTATGTAAAATATTATGCAAAAAATTAGGATTAGATATAACCGTTCAGTTTTCTGAACCTTCTGGAACTACAATGATGATTTTCTTTCCTAATAAGCTGAAAATATTTGACGAGTAG
- a CDS encoding YccF domain-containing protein, whose translation MNFIGNIIWLLFGGIISAIAWFLSGLILCVTIIGIPFGIQCFKISIFVLWPFEKEIELGNFGVGGLIFNVIWIIFLGWELAIAHLVTGVIFCITIVGIPFGLQHFKFAQLGLIPFGAKIH comes from the coding sequence ATGAATTTTATAGGTAATATTATTTGGTTATTATTTGGTGGAATCATTTCAGCTATTGCATGGTTTTTATCAGGTCTAATTTTATGCGTTACAATTATTGGAATACCGTTTGGTATTCAATGTTTTAAGATTTCAATATTTGTATTGTGGCCTTTTGAAAAAGAAATAGAGCTTGGTAATTTTGGTGTTGGAGGATTGATTTTTAATGTTATCTGGATTATTTTTTTAGGATGGGAACTTGCCATAGCGCATCTCGTTACGGGTGTAATATTTTGTATAACAATTGTAGGAATACCATTCGGACTTCAGCATTTTAAATTTGCTCAACTTGGGCTCATACCTTTTGGAGCGAAAATACATTAG